TCTCGGCTTAGCCGAGACCGTCTGCCTTGTCTTCCAGGTGACTTTCTTTCCACCACCACTGCCCCTCTTTAACCACAATTAAACTATCTTTGTACCGAAATGAGAACGTTTGAAGATACTTACCGGCATAAAGGATTGCGTAAACAACTCGTTGATCAATTAAAACAGAAAGGCATTACCGACGAACGGGTGCTGACAGCCATATTACAGATTCCCCGGCATTATTTCCTCGATTCAGCTTTAGACAGGGTCGCTTATGAAGACCGGGCTTTTCCTATTGCAGAAGGTCAAACCATTTCACAACCATATACGGTGGCCTATCAAACCCAGTTACTGGAAGTAAAGCCGTACGAAAAAGTGCTTGAAATTGGTACGGGTAGTGGATACCAGGCAATTGTACTGGGCGAAATGCAGGCCCAGGTGTATACTATTGAGCGGCAGAAAAAGTTGTATGAAGAACACCGCGGTTTTGTGTTGAGAAGCAAATATCCCAACATTAAATACTTTTATGGCGATGGGTATGAAGGCCTGCCCACGTACGCACCTTTTGACAAGGTGATTGTTACGGCGGCCGCCCCCTACATTCCACCTAAACTGATAGACCAGTTAAAACCAGGTGGCAAAATGGTAATACCGGTAGGCGAGGGCAACATTCAACGGATGTTACGCCTTACCAAACAACGCGATGGTAGTGTAACAGAAGAATTATTCGACAATTTTTCGTTTGTGCCAATGCTTGAAGGAAAGAACAGTTAAGAATATTGAATGTTCAATGTTGAATGTCGAAGTAAATCCACCAAATGAAAACAAGTAAAAACTAAATAACTTTAAATAAAAATAACTCAGCTTGCGAATAGTTATTATCGGTACAGGAAACGTGGCAACTATACTGGGAAAAAGGTTTTTGGCAGCAGACCATGAAATTGTGCAGGTTTGCGGAAGAAATCAATTGCATGCTGAAGAACTGGCCGATGCTTTGTCTGCCTCGTTCACCACCGGTCTGCAGCATGTGAACTCCAATGCCGATCTGTATGTGCTGGCTGTAAGCGACACCGCGGTGGCCGCTGTTGCCTCCCAGCTACAGCTGAATAATAAACTGGTGGTGCATACCGCCGGGGCGGTTTCAAAAAATGTGTTGAGCGCCTGCAGTAAGAACTATGGGGTGCTGTATCCGCTGCAAAGCCTCCGCAGCGAGTTGAATGAATTACCTGATATTCCATTTTTAGTAGATGGCAATACTGAAGATGACCTGGCCCTTATTACCGAGTTTGCCAGTTCCATCAGTAACCAGGTACAGCAGGCCGGTGATGAAGAACGGCTGAAACTGCATATAGCGGCTGTTATGGTAAGTAACTTCACCAATCATTTATATGCCCTTGCAAAAGCATACTGTTTGCAGGAGCATGTTGATTTCAATATGTTGTTACCGTTGATTACTTCAGTGGCCGAACGGCTGCATGATTACGAACCGGCGGCTGTGCAAACCGGCCCGGCTGTACGTAACGACGAAGCCACTATTCAAAAACACCTGGCGCTTTTACAACCGCATCCGGCTCTGCAATCCTTGTATTATATGTTTACGGAGAGCATTAAGAAGATGCATAAGCAATAAGGCAAAAGGCAATAAGGCAAAAGGCAAAAGGCAAAAGGCAAAAGGCAAAAGGCAAAAGGCAAAAGGCAAAAGGCAAATAATTTT
The Niastella koreensis GR20-10 genome window above contains:
- a CDS encoding protein-L-isoaspartate(D-aspartate) O-methyltransferase, encoding MRTFEDTYRHKGLRKQLVDQLKQKGITDERVLTAILQIPRHYFLDSALDRVAYEDRAFPIAEGQTISQPYTVAYQTQLLEVKPYEKVLEIGTGSGYQAIVLGEMQAQVYTIERQKKLYEEHRGFVLRSKYPNIKYFYGDGYEGLPTYAPFDKVIVTAAAPYIPPKLIDQLKPGGKMVIPVGEGNIQRMLRLTKQRDGSVTEELFDNFSFVPMLEGKNS
- a CDS encoding Rossmann-like and DUF2520 domain-containing protein, coding for MRIVIIGTGNVATILGKRFLAADHEIVQVCGRNQLHAEELADALSASFTTGLQHVNSNADLYVLAVSDTAVAAVASQLQLNNKLVVHTAGAVSKNVLSACSKNYGVLYPLQSLRSELNELPDIPFLVDGNTEDDLALITEFASSISNQVQQAGDEERLKLHIAAVMVSNFTNHLYALAKAYCLQEHVDFNMLLPLITSVAERLHDYEPAAVQTGPAVRNDEATIQKHLALLQPHPALQSLYYMFTESIKKMHKQ